In a genomic window of Wyeomyia smithii strain HCP4-BCI-WySm-NY-G18 chromosome 1, ASM2978416v1, whole genome shotgun sequence:
- the LOC129718473 gene encoding uncharacterized protein LOC129718473 isoform X2: MQDYYCIVQTLEASRPVITVVPHKWINGQYLLWPPKKAEELMKNPSSKPQQNWTKIPCTVKRKFIPSLAEAEIESEYLSGYTTDTSDIPVLPRKRSKNKAEQKVQGLDLNYLLENNEASEFLVVGNIPTLNANNDQKILSPTLSNDNTENVAFGREDVSPIDEIETVQIVTTPSIIPEPVQTVTQHNGDSITFEQPTLFTHHIDQVTNTEILEKIDEAKAEIVSTVLQAMENISASSSQAVENSFVFTPVSTVEQLLELECKLEDPVY, from the exons ATGCAAG ATTACTACTGCATTGTGCAGACCCTAGAGGCCAGTCGACCAGTCATTACCGTAGTTCCCCATAAATGGATTAATGGTCAATATTTACTGTGGCCCCCAAAGAAAGCTGAAGagctgatgaaaaatccttcaAGTAAACCCCAGCAAAATTGGACTAAAATTCCTTGTACagtaaaaagaaaattcattccatcACTTGCGGAAGCCGAAATCGAATCTGAATACTTATCCGGATACACAACCGACACATCTGACATACCAGTACTCCCGAGAAAGAGAAGTAAGAACAAGGCAGAGCAAAAGGTGCAAGGCTTGGATCTCAACTACCTTCTCGAAAATAATG AAGCATCAGAATTTTTGGTGGTTGGTAATATACCGACACTTAATGCTAATAATGATCAAAAGATATTATCGCCCACACTGTCCAACGataatactgaaaatgttgccTTTGGACGAGAAGATGTTTCTCCGATTGATGAAATTGAAACAGTGCAAATAGTGACAACCCCTAGCATAATTCCTGAACCTGTTCAAACAGTTACGCAGCATAACGGAGACAGTATTACCTTTGAACAACCAACTTTATTTACCCATCACATCGATCAG GTGACAAATACTGAAATATTGGAAAAGATTGATGAGGCCAAAGCTGAAATTGTTTCCACCGTGTTACAAGCAATGGAGAACATT AGCGCTAGTTCTTCTCAGGCAGTGGAGAACAGTTTTGTCTTTACACCTGTTTCAACCGTCGAGCAGCTACTCGAGCTCGAATGTAAGCTAGAAGATCcggtatattaa
- the LOC129718473 gene encoding uncharacterized protein LOC129718473 isoform X1, translating into MQDYYCIVQTLEASRPVITVVPHKWINGQYLLWPPKKAEELMKNPSSKPQQNWTKIPCTVKRKFIPSLAEAEIESEYLSGYTTDTSDIPVLPRKRSKNKAEQKVQGLDLNYLLENNEASEFLVVGNIPTLNANNDQKILSPTLSNDNTENVAFGREDVSPIDEIETVQIVTTPSIIPEPVQTVTQHNGDSITFEQPTLFTHHIDQVTNTEILEKIDEAKAEIVSTVLQAMENIVTKTISVLKSDFDTKMQYLQSASSSQAVENSFVFTPVSTVEQLLELECKLEDPVY; encoded by the exons ATGCAAG ATTACTACTGCATTGTGCAGACCCTAGAGGCCAGTCGACCAGTCATTACCGTAGTTCCCCATAAATGGATTAATGGTCAATATTTACTGTGGCCCCCAAAGAAAGCTGAAGagctgatgaaaaatccttcaAGTAAACCCCAGCAAAATTGGACTAAAATTCCTTGTACagtaaaaagaaaattcattccatcACTTGCGGAAGCCGAAATCGAATCTGAATACTTATCCGGATACACAACCGACACATCTGACATACCAGTACTCCCGAGAAAGAGAAGTAAGAACAAGGCAGAGCAAAAGGTGCAAGGCTTGGATCTCAACTACCTTCTCGAAAATAATG AAGCATCAGAATTTTTGGTGGTTGGTAATATACCGACACTTAATGCTAATAATGATCAAAAGATATTATCGCCCACACTGTCCAACGataatactgaaaatgttgccTTTGGACGAGAAGATGTTTCTCCGATTGATGAAATTGAAACAGTGCAAATAGTGACAACCCCTAGCATAATTCCTGAACCTGTTCAAACAGTTACGCAGCATAACGGAGACAGTATTACCTTTGAACAACCAACTTTATTTACCCATCACATCGATCAG GTGACAAATACTGAAATATTGGAAAAGATTGATGAGGCCAAAGCTGAAATTGTTTCCACCGTGTTACAAGCAATGGAGAACATTGTAACAAAAACCATCTCCGTTCTGAAAAGCGATTTTGATACAAAAATGCAGTATTTACAGAGCGCTAGTTCTTCTCAGGCAGTGGAGAACAGTTTTGTCTTTACACCTGTTTCAACCGTCGAGCAGCTACTCGAGCTCGAATGTAAGCTAGAAGATCcggtatattaa
- the LOC129718473 gene encoding uncharacterized protein LOC129718473 isoform X3, with protein sequence MKNPSSKPQQNWTKIPCTVKRKFIPSLAEAEIESEYLSGYTTDTSDIPVLPRKRSKNKAEQKVQGLDLNYLLENNEASEFLVVGNIPTLNANNDQKILSPTLSNDNTENVAFGREDVSPIDEIETVQIVTTPSIIPEPVQTVTQHNGDSITFEQPTLFTHHIDQVTNTEILEKIDEAKAEIVSTVLQAMENIVTKTISVLKSDFDTKMQYLQSASSSQAVENSFVFTPVSTVEQLLELECKLEDPVY encoded by the exons atgaaaaatccttcaAGTAAACCCCAGCAAAATTGGACTAAAATTCCTTGTACagtaaaaagaaaattcattccatcACTTGCGGAAGCCGAAATCGAATCTGAATACTTATCCGGATACACAACCGACACATCTGACATACCAGTACTCCCGAGAAAGAGAAGTAAGAACAAGGCAGAGCAAAAGGTGCAAGGCTTGGATCTCAACTACCTTCTCGAAAATAATG AAGCATCAGAATTTTTGGTGGTTGGTAATATACCGACACTTAATGCTAATAATGATCAAAAGATATTATCGCCCACACTGTCCAACGataatactgaaaatgttgccTTTGGACGAGAAGATGTTTCTCCGATTGATGAAATTGAAACAGTGCAAATAGTGACAACCCCTAGCATAATTCCTGAACCTGTTCAAACAGTTACGCAGCATAACGGAGACAGTATTACCTTTGAACAACCAACTTTATTTACCCATCACATCGATCAG GTGACAAATACTGAAATATTGGAAAAGATTGATGAGGCCAAAGCTGAAATTGTTTCCACCGTGTTACAAGCAATGGAGAACATTGTAACAAAAACCATCTCCGTTCTGAAAAGCGATTTTGATACAAAAATGCAGTATTTACAGAGCGCTAGTTCTTCTCAGGCAGTGGAGAACAGTTTTGTCTTTACACCTGTTTCAACCGTCGAGCAGCTACTCGAGCTCGAATGTAAGCTAGAAGATCcggtatattaa